The DNA window TCCGCCGGTGGGTTGATCGACGTAATCCGTCCTTGGGCATCAATCGATAAAATGCCGTTATGGGCAGCGTTAAAAATGGCATCCATATGTTTTAAGCGGAGCTGCATCGCTTTTGCATACGCCGCCGCATATTGCCCTTTTGTCAACACGCCGACCAAGCGCTCGTTTTCGTCAACGACTGGACGAAGCGGGCCGTCGCCAAACTCGACGTCTTCGAGGGGGGCATAGGCCGAAAGCGGCGGCGACGGCGGACGCATCACCTCGCACACCGTTGTTTTCCCTTGCACGAGACCGAATAACACGTCTTGGGCTGTCAACACCCCGACGATTTTCCCCTCGCGGTGACATACGACCGTTCCGTCGAGCCGATGTTCAGCCAACACGCAAGCCGCCCTTTCAAGGAAATCGTTTTCAAAAATAACCGCTGCGGTTTTCGTCATGACGCCTTCCACTCTCATCCCCATCCTCACCCTTCCGCCCTCACTTTCTATTTACGCAATTTCTGTGCCAAAACGAATGATTGGGAATATTCAAAAAAGTATACCTCTACCATTCATCTTACATGCTTATTTGTTGCAAAACAACAACAACTCGTTGCAAAAATGCAGCAAACAGGCAAATCTTTTTGCGATTCCTTATAAACACTCAGCTGTTTGTTGCATTTTCGCAACAACATCGTATAATCAGGAGGCTGACTTCAGGACAGCGTATCGTTTCGCTTAAATGAAGGCAGAAAATTCTGTTGCGCTTTATACAGCATGGAGCAAAACCATAAGACACGTTCTACCTGCAATGCTGTTCCGTTTTCTTCCTCTGTTTCGCTCTAATCCTCGCTGTTTTCATGAAAATTCACCGTTTATTCACAAAAATGTATTGTCTTCTTTTAAGGGAATTCGTTATAATGAAACTTGCAGATGATATTGATTCTCATTTTCCTAGTCCAAAAGGAGGTGGCCGCATGGTCCGCCTATACGCCGAGGAGTTGACCGTTCGCTACGATGACCGGACGATTTTCGAACGCTTGTCTGTCCGCATTCCCGACCAGCAAATCACCGCCATTATCGGGCCGAACGGGTGCGGCAAATCGACGCTGCTCAAGACGCTGACGCGCATCATTTCGCCACAATCCGGCGCGGTGATGTTGGATGGCCAGGCGATTTCGCAACAGCCAACGAAAGAACTGGCGAAAAAAATGGCTATTTTGCCGCAGACGCCGGAAGCAACAAGCGGATTGACCGTCGCTGAGCTCGTCTCGTACGGCCGCTTTCCTTATCAAAGGGGATTGGGCCGCCTAACGAAAAAAGATTACGAAGCGATCGACTGGGCGCTTGCCGTGACGAAAACAGCCGATTTGAAACATCGACCGGTTGACGCCCTCTCCGGCGGACAGCGGCAGCGCGTTTGGATTGCCATGGCGCTCGCTCAAGAAACGGACATTATCTTTTTGGACGAACCAACGACGTATTTGGACATCGCCCATCAGCTCGAGGTGCTCGAGCTGCTTGAACGACTGAACAAGGAAGAAGGGCGGACAATTGTCATGGTGCTCCATGACATTAACCAGGCAGCGCGGTTTTCCGACTATGTGATCGCCATGAAGGCCGGAGCGATCATCAAAGCCGGGCCGAGCGAAGACGTCATCTGCCGCGATGTGCTTCGCGACGTGTTTGGCATTGAAGCTGACATCGGCCGCGACCCGCGGACCAACAAACCAGTTTGTTTTACGTATCATTTGCTGAAAGGAGTTTATTCATCATGAGGAAAACGTGGCTTTCATTGTTGCTTCTTTTTACACTCCTGTTAAGCGCCTGCGGCAACGCAGCGGACGACAACAAGAACAACAGCGCTTCACCAGAGAACAAAAAACCGGAAACAATGACGTACCAGTCGGAAAACGGACCGGTGGAAGTACCGGCTGATCCAAAACGCGTCGTCGTCTTATCGACGTTTGCTGGACATGTGCTTGCCTTAGACGTTCCGGTCGTCGGCGTGGACTCGTGGTCGAAAATGAGCCCGCTCTTTCAAGAAAAACTGAAAGACGCAGAAGCGGTGACAGACGAAGATATTGAAAAAATTATGACGTTAAAACCGGACTTAATCATCGGATTATCCAATACGAAAAACGTCGATAAATTAAGCAAAATCGCTCCGACCGTCACGTTTACATACGGAAAGGTTGACTACTTGACACAGTTTTTGGAAATTGGCAAATTGTTAAATAAAGAACAAGAAGCTAAAGCGTGGATTGACGACTTCAAACAACGGGCACAACAAGCCGGGGAAGACATCCGGGCGAAAATCGGTGAAAACGCGACCGTCACCGTAGCGGAAAACTTTGATAAGCAGCTGTATGTGTTCGGCAACAATTGGGCGCGCGGCACGGAGATTTTGTATCAAGAAATGGGGCTGAAAATGCCAAAAGCTGTAGAAGAACAAGCGCTCAAATCGGGCTATTACGCCGTTTCCCTTGAAGCGCTGCCGCAGTTTGTCGGCGATTACCTCATCTTAAGCAAAAACAGCGACGGCGATACATCGTTTATGGAAACGAACACGTTTAAAAACATCCCTGCTGTCAAAAACGGCCGTATGTTCGTCGCTGATGCCAAGGCGTTTTATTTCAATGACCCGATTACGTTAGACTACCAGCTCGATTTCTTTAAAAAGCATTTTTTAGGCCAATAACGACGAGACGGGGCGTTCACAGGCAGTGAATGTCCCGTCCTTTCTTGTGAAAAGGAGGAAACCGCCGATGGAAACAAACCGCCGGCTATGGCCGTTTCGTTATACGTTTCTCTTCTCTCTTATCCTGCTGATGGCCATCTGGTTCGGATCCATGGCCATCGGCGTCGCTGATACAACATGGGGCGACGTATGGCGCGCGCTCTTTTCCGATGAACAAGGTAAACAACTGGACTTGATTCGCGAGCTCCGTCTGCCGCGGGAAACAGCGGCGGCGGTCGTTGGTGCGGGACTTGCGGTGGCCGGGGCAATCATGCAAGGAATGACACGCAACCCGCTTGCCGACCCAGGGCTGCTTGGCTTAACGGCTGGAGCGAATGCAGCGTTGGCTATAACGATGGCCTTTTTTTCTTCCGCCCATTATCTCATCATCACGGTCGCCTGTTTGCTTGGGGCGGCGGCCGGAGCAGGGATGGTCTTTGGCATCGGCGCCGCCCGCAAAGGCGGCTTTTCTCCATTGCGCATCGTCCTAGCCGGCTCGGCGGTCTCAGCGCTTTTGTTCGCCATCGCTGAGGGGATCGGCCTTTATTTTCACATCTCGAAAGATGTCTCCATGTGGACGTCAGGTGGAGTGGCTGGAACCTCATGGAAGCCATTGTCGATCACCGTTCCGCTTATTGTGATCGGACTCACTATTGCCATGCTGTATTCGCGGCAGCTGACGATTCTTAGCTTGAGCGAAGACGTCGCCATTGGCGTCGGACAAAAAACAACAGCCGTCAAAACGTGGCTGTTTTTCGCTGTGTTTTTATTAACAGGAGCGTCGGTCGCCATCGCCGGCAACATCACCTTCATCGGCTTGATGATCCCTCATCTTGTGCGCGCGATCGCCGGCGCAGATTACCGATTCATCATCCCGCTGTCGGCCACGGTCGGCGCGGCCGGCATGATCGTCGCTGATACGGCGGCCCGCACGGTCAATGCCCCGTTTGAAACGCCAGTGGCAGCCATCGTTGCGGTGATCGGCTTGCCGTTTTTCCTGTTTGTCGTGCGGAAAAAAGGGAGGGGCCTTGAATGAGAACGCGCATCACAGTAGTGTTAGGCCTGCTTTTGTTGCTTATTGCGGCAACAGTCGCCATCGCGTTGGGCACCGGCGAAGCGCCGCTCTCGTACAGCCGCATCATGCCGACGCTGTTTGGCCACGGCTCGATGCAGGAAGCGTTTATTTTATTTTCTCTCCGTCTGCCACGCATCGTAATTACGTTGCTCGCCGGGATGGCACTCGCCTTATCGGGAGCGATGCTGCAAGGCATCACCCGAAATGAGCTCGCCGACCCAGGCATATTGGGCATCAACGCCGGCGCTGGCGCAGGCGTCGCTTTATTCTTTTTATTTTTCCCGATGGAAGCCGGGACGTTTCTTTACGCCCTGCCGCTCGTCGCCTTCGTCGGAGCGCTGTTGACAGCAGCAGCCATTTACGCCGTTTCCTACAATCAAACAACCGGGCTGCAGCCGGTATCGTTCGTCCTCACTGGGGTCGGATTTTCCATGGCGCTCTCCGGGCTCATGATCGTTCTCATTTCCGCCGCTGACCGGACAAAAGTCGATTTTATTTCTAGATGGCTTTCCGGCAACATTTGGGGAGATGATTGGCCGTTTATTTGGGCGATGCTGCCGTGGCTTGTCATCAGTGCATTGATCGGTCTGTATCGGGCGAAACGGTTAAACCTTTTGCATTTAGGCGATCCGATCGCCATCGGCGTTGGCGTCCATGTTCGCCGCGAGCGGCTCGTACTGATGGCAACAGCAGTCGCCGTCGCTGCAGCGGCCGTCGCTGTAACCGGGGGCATCTCCTTTATCGGCCTAATGGCGCCGCACATCGCCAAAATGATCGTCGGACCGCGCCATGAGCGGGCCATTCCGACATCAATGCTCATCGGCGGCTGGCTGTTGCTCACAGCTGACACGATCGGGCGCAACGTCCTTGCCGAACCTCTCCCAGCAGGAGTCGTTGTGTCATTACTCGGTGCACCATACTTTATTTATTTGTTATTGAAGCGTTGAACCTTTTGATGACCATGAGACCGATCAAGGATGGCGGCGAAACTCGTTCAACTGCCTTCATCTTCGTCTCTACTCCCGTTTCACGTTGAAGCGGGAGTTTCTTTTCCATATAGTGCCGAACACTCTCCTACCTACACTCACACTGAGGAATAAGAAGTCCTCGGAAACATCTGCTTCACGGCCGGATATGAACTACGCCATCCCGTTGGCTGCCTCACAGACTAAGCAAACAATCCCTTCATTAAAAGCGGGAGTTTTTCCGTTTGAAATGATAAAAGGACTGCCTCCAAGACCGAAAAACAGCCTTGGGCGCAGCCCTTTTTGGTAAAACAATTCCTTAAGAGCGGGAATTAAGAAGCCCGGCGGCGCTTCCAAAAGCGGACAGCCCCAATCAAAATGATCGCAGCAATAATGATATACACCACTTCGGCGTACGCGCCAATCACCTCAGACACTTTTCCCCACGACTCACCGAGCGCCGCCCCGATCGAGATCAAAATCGTATTCCAAATGAGCGTTCCCAACACCGAAAGCCAGAGAAACAACCAAATATTCATCTTCGCCATGCCGGCGGGAATCGAAATCAAACTGCGCACCAATGGAATCATGCGGCCAAAGAATACCGCCCACACCCCGTAGCGCTGAAACGTCCGGTTCGCCTTATCGATGTCTTCCGGCTTCACCCGCAGCCATCCGCCCCAACGGTCAACGATCCGCTCGAGCCGCTCGACCGACAACAGCCGGCCGATGCCGTACAGCACGATCGCCCCAACAACCGAACCCGCTGTCGCTGCCGCAATGACGCCGGGAACGGTCAGTGACGTGTATGTCGTCATAAACCCGCCAAACGGCAAAATGACTTCCGATGGAATCGGTGGAAAGATATTTTCCAGCGCGATCATGAGAAAAATGCCGATATAGCCAAATTGCTCCATAAAATCAGTGATCCATGCCTGCACGGTTCCTTCCTCCATTCACTCGCTCTTCGTCTCTGTATGATGGGTATGCTCCATCCGCACAATCCTTTCCCTATCTTAACAGAAAATCGGCGGCCGCCGCAAAGCAAAAAACAGAGCGAAAGACGGGTTCCTAAAACAGCCGCTAGGGACAAATCATCGTTCCTAGTGGCATCAATCAGGGAGCGAATAGAGGCCGAATCCCCCTTCCGTTTAACAAAGGA is part of the Geobacillus sp. 46C-IIa genome and encodes:
- a CDS encoding ABC transporter ATP-binding protein, whose amino-acid sequence is MVRLYAEELTVRYDDRTIFERLSVRIPDQQITAIIGPNGCGKSTLLKTLTRIISPQSGAVMLDGQAISQQPTKELAKKMAILPQTPEATSGLTVAELVSYGRFPYQRGLGRLTKKDYEAIDWALAVTKTADLKHRPVDALSGGQRQRVWIAMALAQETDIIFLDEPTTYLDIAHQLEVLELLERLNKEEGRTIVMVLHDINQAARFSDYVIAMKAGAIIKAGPSEDVICRDVLRDVFGIEADIGRDPRTNKPVCFTYHLLKGVYSS
- a CDS encoding iron-hydroxamate ABC transporter substrate-binding protein, with amino-acid sequence MRKTWLSLLLLFTLLLSACGNAADDNKNNSASPENKKPETMTYQSENGPVEVPADPKRVVVLSTFAGHVLALDVPVVGVDSWSKMSPLFQEKLKDAEAVTDEDIEKIMTLKPDLIIGLSNTKNVDKLSKIAPTVTFTYGKVDYLTQFLEIGKLLNKEQEAKAWIDDFKQRAQQAGEDIRAKIGENATVTVAENFDKQLYVFGNNWARGTEILYQEMGLKMPKAVEEQALKSGYYAVSLEALPQFVGDYLILSKNSDGDTSFMETNTFKNIPAVKNGRMFVADAKAFYFNDPITLDYQLDFFKKHFLGQ
- a CDS encoding iron ABC transporter permease — its product is METNRRLWPFRYTFLFSLILLMAIWFGSMAIGVADTTWGDVWRALFSDEQGKQLDLIRELRLPRETAAAVVGAGLAVAGAIMQGMTRNPLADPGLLGLTAGANAALAITMAFFSSAHYLIITVACLLGAAAGAGMVFGIGAARKGGFSPLRIVLAGSAVSALLFAIAEGIGLYFHISKDVSMWTSGGVAGTSWKPLSITVPLIVIGLTIAMLYSRQLTILSLSEDVAIGVGQKTTAVKTWLFFAVFLLTGASVAIAGNITFIGLMIPHLVRAIAGADYRFIIPLSATVGAAGMIVADTAARTVNAPFETPVAAIVAVIGLPFFLFVVRKKGRGLE
- a CDS encoding iron ABC transporter permease; the protein is MRTRITVVLGLLLLLIAATVAIALGTGEAPLSYSRIMPTLFGHGSMQEAFILFSLRLPRIVITLLAGMALALSGAMLQGITRNELADPGILGINAGAGAGVALFFLFFPMEAGTFLYALPLVAFVGALLTAAAIYAVSYNQTTGLQPVSFVLTGVGFSMALSGLMIVLISAADRTKVDFISRWLSGNIWGDDWPFIWAMLPWLVISALIGLYRAKRLNLLHLGDPIAIGVGVHVRRERLVLMATAVAVAAAAVAVTGGISFIGLMAPHIAKMIVGPRHERAIPTSMLIGGWLLLTADTIGRNVLAEPLPAGVVVSLLGAPYFIYLLLKR
- a CDS encoding DedA family protein, whose amino-acid sequence is MQAWITDFMEQFGYIGIFLMIALENIFPPIPSEVILPFGGFMTTYTSLTVPGVIAAATAGSVVGAIVLYGIGRLLSVERLERIVDRWGGWLRVKPEDIDKANRTFQRYGVWAVFFGRMIPLVRSLISIPAGMAKMNIWLFLWLSVLGTLIWNTILISIGAALGESWGKVSEVIGAYAEVVYIIIAAIILIGAVRFWKRRRAS